One Terriglobales bacterium DNA window includes the following coding sequences:
- a CDS encoding lipid-A-disaccharide synthase produces the protein MPTTNDQRPAAAAPTVNCELPATVSATSSRPLRILLSAGEASGDMYGAQLIEALRRRRPDLEVFGLGGERMRAAGCETLVDAKDIAVVGITEILRHLPRIYARFGRLRRAIAQRRPDIGVVIDSPAFNLRVARALHRRGIPAVYYVAPQFWAWRQWRARIVRRYVRQALTIFPFEVDFWRHWGVPAQFVGHPLAEAARPSVSRDELARLNRLDPTKPWITLMPGSRRREV, from the coding sequence TTGCCCACGACCAACGACCAGCGACCGGCGGCCGCCGCGCCAACGGTGAACTGCGAACTTCCCGCGACGGTTTCAGCCACCTCCTCGCGCCCCCTCCGCATCCTCCTTTCCGCCGGCGAAGCCTCCGGCGATATGTATGGGGCCCAACTCATTGAAGCCCTGCGCCGCCGCCGGCCCGACCTGGAAGTTTTTGGCTTGGGCGGCGAGCGCATGCGCGCCGCCGGCTGCGAGACGCTGGTGGATGCCAAAGACATCGCCGTCGTGGGGATTACGGAGATCCTCCGCCATCTGCCCCGCATTTACGCGCGCTTTGGCCGACTGCGCCGCGCCATTGCTCAGCGTCGGCCCGATATAGGCGTGGTCATTGACTCGCCCGCTTTCAATCTGCGCGTGGCCCGCGCTCTGCACCGACGCGGCATCCCTGCGGTTTACTACGTGGCGCCGCAGTTCTGGGCCTGGCGCCAGTGGCGCGCACGTATCGTGCGCCGCTATGTGCGCCAGGCCCTCACCATCTTTCCCTTTGAAGTGGACTTCTGGCGGCACTGGGGCGTGCCCGCGCAGTTCGTTGGGCATCCTCTGGCCGAAGCCGCCCGGCCCAGCGTCAGCCGCGACGAGTTGGCCCGCCTGAACCGGCTTGACCCCACCAAGCCGTGGATCACGCTCATGCCCGGCAGCCGCCGCCGCGAGGTGG